Genomic segment of Methanolobus mangrovi:
GTGATTTTGAAATAGGGGATGTTTCCAGAATTTCTTCATTGAGTTTATACATGTCTACATGATGAGGAGTTATAACCTTGCATTTTCTAAGTTTGTCTATGCATTGCAAAAGGTGAGGAGGAATAAAACTAAGATTGTGCGTTCCCCAGTAATCAATATCATTTTCAAAAAGATCAACAGTATCTAATAAAGGCATCATCTCGCCTATAATCAGATTACCGATAGTTGTCAATTCATAGGTGTCATTATAGTGAATCACAAGATAATGTTCCTCTAATATCTTCATTTGAGGGAGTAAAGCCTGTCTTGTTGTTTTCAGTGACTTGAGAAGAGCATCCATTTCTTGTGCACCATTCTGTAACAATAATAGCACATTCTTTCTCTTATCTGAAGCAAATACTACATCAAGTAATCGTTTTTTCACTTAAGCCACATCCCATTAGCAAATATTGCTCATGTTATGCATAAATACATATTAATTTTATTTAAGTAGGCTTGTTAATAACAATTATACTATATATATATTCAATAATTTTTAAACCATCAATTATCTTACTTCTATATTCTCTCTCACATCTCCAGCCTTTCCCTTACATGAGAGCTAAGAGTAAATGACTATCAGTTTCAGCATTTTTCTTCATGTAATGGAGAGCACCTTTTGAGAATCCCAAACTCATAGTTATATGAGCGCCAGTGGCTTATATCATAAATTACATAGTATAAATTGGTCATAAGGGAGTAAGCTGTAAAATGAAAAAGCGTTCAGGGCGGAACCATAACCGTTCAGTAACAAATTTCATTTGCGCGTTATTAGAATGAAGAAAATTTCAGGATGGAATAAAACTTAATTCCAAACATTCTTCATCAACGTATAGCTGAAATGAAGCGAAATTCAGGACGGGGTAAAACTCGATTCCGTAACAACCTTCAACACCTTGTGACCAACTCATTATCTGTTTTTATTGAGCTTTTTCTTGATACAAAATTAAAATACATTAGATTATCAACCTCTTCACCGCCGGAGTATTTAAATTTAGATCTCCATTCCCTCTTATCCTTTGCTTGATTCCCTGAAACCTGTTCCTAGAAACTCCGAGAGCTTCAGCTTCAGTTTGTGACATATTAATAATGCTATCCATAATCTTTTGTTTGTTGATGAATTCTTGAGCTTTTTAACGTCAAGAGCCTGTTCTTCTATATTATTGGATTCCTTGCCGATATAGATAACAGAATCAGCATAAACATGCCTCCTTTCCAGTATTCCAACATCCCCATCAAACTTAGGTTCGGGATGATTAGCATATTCTATTATCATCCCAACCAATTGCTCAAAGAAATGAGAAAGACAGCTTCAATAACTATTTATTAAAAATTATCTTAACTAATATTAGGGAGAACGGATAGGAATCAAATAGATTATAGAAATCTGTACTAATATTTCTATAATTTACACATTGGACCTTCTGGAAGGTATTTTATGAATGATTTGATAAAATCAAAACATCCGAGGGACATATTTAATGAATTAAAATGGAAAGAAGATACGAGTATAAACGAATGCAGCATAGAGTATATCCACAGGGGTGTGCCTGGAAATACAAAAACGGTTTCCGGAGAGAATATAGTAGATATTGGACACTCATTCCTTACGCTTTATCCGGATACTATGATACCATATCACAGGATACTTAAAATTAAGTACAGAGGGAAAAATATCTACGTAAAGACTGCAACAGGACACGTTTGATCTGTGAGTACTTCCTTTTTTCCATTTCCCTAAGAACTCCTGTACTATCAAAATCAATAAATTACATTTATGGAGGGCAAAGTTATTTATTTCAATGCCGGTTTTTATTCCCTAGTCTGAACACCCTGCAGACATGTTACTATTATAGTTAGTATATGCAGAGAATACAAGTGGATGGATAGGAGTGCCATAAGGCACAGGTACTAAATCCGACAGAAAGTCGGTTTTAAACTTATACGAATATCATAATCAAGGATACATTTGAATAGGTGACATTATGACATGTGATGATTTTAAAGACCCATTCAGGGCCAAACAGACCATCAATATTGCTGATAAAAAGGTAACCATTTATCGCTTACAAAAACTGGAAGAGCTTGGAATAGCCAACATTTCCAGGTTACCTTACTCCATTAGAGTCTTGCTGGAAGCTGTATTAAGGAATGTAGATGGAAAGGTAATTACCGAAGATGATGTAAAGAATCTTGCTGGCTGGAGTCCTGATGGGGTTCCTGCACTGGATATACCTTTCATTCCATCAAGAGTTATAATGCAGGACTTCACAGGTGTCCCTGCAGTAGTTGACATTGCTGCCATAAGGTCTGCCATGCAGAGACTTGGCGGTGACCCTTCAATAATCAACCCCGTGATACCTGCTGACCTCGTAATTGATCACTCCATACAGGTAGATTACTACGGTACATCTTATGCCCGCAACTGCAATGAGAAATATGAGTTCCATCGCAACAAGGAAAGATATGAATTACTGCACTGGGCACAGAATGCTTTTGATAATATGAGAGTAGTGCCTCCTGCAAGTGGTATTATTCACCAGGTCAACCTTGAGAACCTGGCATCTGTTGTCCACCTTAAAGAGAAATGCGGAGAACTGATCGCTTATCCAGATACACTCGTAGGTACTGATTCCCACACAACAATGATTAACGGACTTGGTGTCCTTGGTTGGGGTGTTGGCGGTATAGAAGCTGAAGCTGTTATGCTTGGCCAGCCATACTACATGCCAATTCCGGAAGTAGTAGGCTTTAAGCTTACAGGCGAGCTCCGGGAAGGAGTCACATCCACAGACCTTGTACTTACTGTCGTGGAAATGCTCAGAGCACACGGTGTTGTCGGCAAGTTCGTGGAATTCTACGGACCCGGTTACAAGGCACTGGAACTGACCGACAGGGCAGTACTTGCTAACATGGCCCCTGAATACGGCGCTACAATGGGATTCTGCCCGGTAGACGAAGTCACTCTTGACTACATGATAATGACAGGCAGAACCGAGGAACATGTTGACAGAGTAAGACAATACTGCAAAGAACAGGGCCTCTTCATGGAAGATGGACTGGCAGATCCGGACTTCACATCAACACTGGAACTTGACATCAGCACAGTAGAACCATCCCTTGCAGGACCTAAGAGACCACAGGACCGCATACCTGTACAGGAAATGTCAAAAGCATTCCACCAGACAATGAAAGATGTCTTTGCCGCAAAGAGTGGTAAAAAGCCAAACGGAGATGACCCTGATTACAGCCGCTGGCTTGGAGAAGGCGGATACAGTGTCTCTGAGATCACACATCCTCATCACACCGGTATTACAAAGATAAAATGTGCAGACGATGTAGTTGCAGTTACACACGGTTCTGTTGTCATTGCATCCATAACATCCTGTACTAACACATCCAGCCCGTCACTTATGATAGGTGCCGGACTGGTTGCAAAGAAAGCTGTTGAAAAGGGACTTAAGGTAAAACCTTTCGTAAAGACAAGTCTTGCACCTGGTTCCCGTGTAGTTACTGATTACCTTGAAGAAGCAGGTCTCATGCCATATCTCGATGCACTCGGCTTCCACCTTGTAGGCTATGGTTGCCTGACATGCATAGGAAACAGCGGACCACTCAGAGAAGCAGTTTCAAACGAAATCGAGAGCAAAGACCTTACGGTTGCTGCAGTTCTCAGTGGTAACAGGAACTTTGAAGGCAGGATCAATTCACAGGTAAAGGCCAACTATCTGGCTTCACCGATGCTTGTGGTGGCTTATGCACTTGCAGGTACAGTTGACATTGATCTTATGAAAGAGCCGATAGCCTGTGATCCTAACGGTCAGCCAGTTTATCTGAAGGATATCTGGCCAGGTAAGGAAGAACTCGATGAATGCATCAGCAAATCCGTAACCCCTGAGATGTTCAAGGAACAGTATGCTAACGTCTATCAGGGAACAGACCTCTGGAGGAGCCTCGATGCACCTAAGGGTTTGCTTTACGACTGGGATAATGATTCCACATACATACAGGAACCACCTTTCTTCAAGGACTTCCCGCTTGAAGTGACCGAATTGGCGGATATCGAAGGAGCACGTGCTCTTGCCCTGGTAGGAGACAGTATAACCACTGACCACATATCCCCTGCAGGCTCAATTCCAACGAGCTATCCTGCCGGCCAGTACCTGCTCTCAAAGGGTGTCGATGAAAAGAATTTCAATTCATATGGCTCCAGGCGTGGTAACCATGAGGTCATGATGAGAGGAACATTCGGAAACGTGCGCCTTAAGAACAAACTCGTCGGAAGCAAGGAAGGCTCATGGACCATACACCAGCCAGATGGACAGGAAATGCCGATCTATGATGCTGCAATGAAATACGTGGAAGAAGGAACTCCACTTGTGGTTATTGCAGGAAAGGAATATGGTACCGGAAGCTCACGTGACTGGGCTGCAAAGGGTACTCAACTGCTTGGCATTAAAGCAGTTATTGCTGAATCATATGAGAGAATACACCGCAGTAACCTTGTTGGTATGGGAGTACTTCCACTGCAGTTCAGGGAAGGAGAATCCGCAGAGAGCCTTGGACTTAACGGGAAGGAAATCTACGAGATCAGAGGTATCGATGCACTCAAACCATTCGGTGAACTCACAGTTATCGCAAGATCAGATGATGGAGAAGATAAGACCTTTAATGTCCTTGTCCGCCTGAACTCTGATATTGAAATAGAGTATTACATGAACGGTGGTATCCTCCATAAATTCCTGAGGGACGGAATAAAGGGTGAATGATTGGTTCATTCCCCTTTTTAATTTAATATAAAGCTTCACTATTTTTCTAGTTAATTATATATTATGACTATGAAATTCGAGCAAACTTTATATATCGACAATTAAAAGTTAATATTGACATATTTTATCAAAACGTACACTTAATCCATCGGGGGATTTTTAATGGAAGAGA
This window contains:
- a CDS encoding DUF504 domain-containing protein, with the protein product MNDLIKSKHPRDIFNELKWKEDTSINECSIEYIHRGVPGNTKTVSGENIVDIGHSFLTLYPDTMIPYHRILKIKYRGKNIYVKTATGHV
- the acnA gene encoding aconitate hydratase AcnA — its product is MTCDDFKDPFRAKQTINIADKKVTIYRLQKLEELGIANISRLPYSIRVLLEAVLRNVDGKVITEDDVKNLAGWSPDGVPALDIPFIPSRVIMQDFTGVPAVVDIAAIRSAMQRLGGDPSIINPVIPADLVIDHSIQVDYYGTSYARNCNEKYEFHRNKERYELLHWAQNAFDNMRVVPPASGIIHQVNLENLASVVHLKEKCGELIAYPDTLVGTDSHTTMINGLGVLGWGVGGIEAEAVMLGQPYYMPIPEVVGFKLTGELREGVTSTDLVLTVVEMLRAHGVVGKFVEFYGPGYKALELTDRAVLANMAPEYGATMGFCPVDEVTLDYMIMTGRTEEHVDRVRQYCKEQGLFMEDGLADPDFTSTLELDISTVEPSLAGPKRPQDRIPVQEMSKAFHQTMKDVFAAKSGKKPNGDDPDYSRWLGEGGYSVSEITHPHHTGITKIKCADDVVAVTHGSVVIASITSCTNTSSPSLMIGAGLVAKKAVEKGLKVKPFVKTSLAPGSRVVTDYLEEAGLMPYLDALGFHLVGYGCLTCIGNSGPLREAVSNEIESKDLTVAAVLSGNRNFEGRINSQVKANYLASPMLVVAYALAGTVDIDLMKEPIACDPNGQPVYLKDIWPGKEELDECISKSVTPEMFKEQYANVYQGTDLWRSLDAPKGLLYDWDNDSTYIQEPPFFKDFPLEVTELADIEGARALALVGDSITTDHISPAGSIPTSYPAGQYLLSKGVDEKNFNSYGSRRGNHEVMMRGTFGNVRLKNKLVGSKEGSWTIHQPDGQEMPIYDAAMKYVEEGTPLVVIAGKEYGTGSSRDWAAKGTQLLGIKAVIAESYERIHRSNLVGMGVLPLQFREGESAESLGLNGKEIYEIRGIDALKPFGELTVIARSDDGEDKTFNVLVRLNSDIEIEYYMNGGILHKFLRDGIKGE